The window ATTGCTTGCCAGGCTACGTGCTCTGGTGCGTCGCAGTTCGACCCAGTCCCCAAGCTCGGTGCTTCGGCTGCACGACCTGGAATTGAATACGTCGACTCGGGAAGTCCGCCGGGGAGAACGCCGGCTCGCCCTGACGCGCATGGATTATTCGATTCTTGAATACCTGCTTGCTCGCTCACCAGCGGTCGTTCCTCGCCAAGAACTGGAACGTCACTTGTGGGCGGACGACTTGCCCGGAAGCGACGCCTTGCGCACGCATATCGCGACCTTGCGAGCCGAAGTGGATCGGGACGAGCGCATCGCCCTGCTGCATACGCACCGTGGAGTAGGGTACCAAATCGCCGTGACCGAGCCGGAGCGCCGCCATGAGTGAAGCGAAGAAAGGCCCGCCCAGCCGCTTGGCCTCGCGGATACGCCGGCTGCTTGTGGGCTTGGCCGTGCTGCAGGCGCTCGTATTCGCTGGGCTTGGATGGATGTTGTTGCTGACAGCCGAAGAGCTTATCCGGAACAAGTACTATGCCCATCTTCTAGAGCACCTTGCTCAGGCGGGACCGGAAGCGCCGCTGCCGCCTGGAGTGATTCGCTATACGTCCAGCGAATCGATAAGCGAAGCGCTTGGTCTTGCGGATCCGCCTACGCAACGCGGATTGTATTCAGCATTCGGTGACACGGAACAGCATCGAACCGAAGTAATGTATGGCTTGCTCGATTACATGTATTGGTCTGACTGGGACAAGGAATATGCGATCTGGGTCGACTTGCAAGGGCCGGAGCAAAAGGTGACCTGGCTCGTCAGCCCGGCTTATGAATACACCGACGCGATTGTAGGCTCGCTGCAAATCGCATTTCTGGTTGTGGCGCTCGTCGTCATTTTGGTGGCTCTTTCCGCAGGTTCGCTGATC of the Pelagicoccus enzymogenes genome contains:
- a CDS encoding response regulator transcription factor, with the protein product MTDAPNAPVLLVEDNYDLAGNIQDYLEQRGWGVDYVPNGALALHRVSEQTHAAVILDLRLPVIDGLEVCRRLRSSIAPQIPVLMLTAADLLDDRLEGFAAGADDYMVKPFALPELLARLRALVRRSSTQSPSSVLRLHDLELNTSTREVRRGERRLALTRMDYSILEYLLARSPAVVPRQELERHLWADDLPGSDALRTHIATLRAEVDRDERIALLHTHRGVGYQIAVTEPERRHE